Proteins encoded within one genomic window of Anaerohalosphaeraceae bacterium:
- the hisI gene encoding phosphoribosyl-AMP cyclohydrolase, with the protein MAADIHLEEGLQFTPRFDANGLITAIAQDARTGQILMVAYMNEEALKLTIQTGNAVYYSRSRKKLWKKGEESGHVQKVLQILTDCDQDCLLLKVEVNQGQCHVGYQSCFYRALKKGTSDQLEFVAQKVYDPKATYKK; encoded by the coding sequence GTGGCAGCAGACATTCACCTGGAAGAAGGTCTCCAATTCACTCCTCGTTTCGATGCAAACGGTCTGATCACAGCGATAGCCCAAGATGCCCGGACCGGACAGATTTTGATGGTTGCCTATATGAATGAAGAGGCCCTTAAGCTGACTATTCAGACCGGAAATGCCGTTTATTACAGCCGCTCCAGAAAAAAACTCTGGAAAAAAGGGGAAGAAAGCGGGCACGTCCAAAAAGTCCTTCAGATTCTAACCGATTGCGACCAGGATTGTCTTCTTCTGAAAGTGGAAGTAAATCAAGGACAATGCCATGTCGGTTATCAATCCTGTTTTTATCGGGCCTTGAAAAAAGGAACCTCTGATCAGCTTGAGTTTGTAGCTCAAAAGGTCTACGACCCGAAAGCAACATACAAAAAATAG
- a CDS encoding response regulator — translation MVPKKILIVEDEEDVQELIQYNLRKNGFLCESALDGKTALMKADTYKPDLVLLDLMLPRIDGLQVCRSLKSSNTLSKIPVIILTAKGTESDVVAGLEAGADDYITKPFSPQVLLARIKAVLRRAEAPPPSEKTIIRIHNIEIDPGRHRTFVNGKEVELTSTEFKMLHFLAARPGWVFTRYQIVDAVHGPDYPVTDRSVDVQIVGLRKKLGKAGDLIETVRGVGYRFREEN, via the coding sequence ATGGTTCCCAAAAAGATTTTGATTGTAGAAGATGAAGAAGATGTTCAGGAACTGATTCAATACAATCTCCGGAAAAACGGTTTTCTTTGCGAATCTGCATTAGATGGGAAAACTGCGTTAATGAAGGCAGATACATATAAACCGGACCTTGTATTGCTTGATTTAATGCTCCCCCGCATTGACGGTCTTCAAGTATGTCGAAGTCTCAAGAGCAGCAACACTCTGTCAAAGATTCCCGTCATCATCTTAACCGCAAAAGGAACAGAATCGGATGTGGTGGCCGGGTTAGAGGCAGGAGCTGATGACTACATTACCAAGCCGTTTAGTCCTCAAGTTCTCTTGGCCCGCATTAAAGCCGTGCTTCGCCGAGCGGAAGCACCACCGCCAAGCGAGAAAACAATAATCAGAATACACAATATCGAAATAGATCCAGGACGCCATCGTACTTTTGTAAATGGAAAAGAAGTGGAGCTGACTTCTACAGAATTCAAGATGCTTCACTTTCTGGCTGCTCGTCCCGGCTGGGTCTTTACGCGCTATCAGATTGTCGATGCTGTACACGGCCCGGATTATCCTGTCACTGACCGTTCAGTCGATGTTCAAATCGTCGGCCTGCGAAAAAAACTCGGTAAGGCCGGCGACCTGATTGAAACGGTTCGGGGAGTCGGTTATCGTTTTCGGGAGGAAAACTGA
- a CDS encoding ATP-binding protein, translating to MAKRRALLWQIYPAVLVLLLLFLVVLYGLLSDILTKKLLEEKKSELLIRAAFVQSVLAPFAKEPLEPPAIDRLCKTLSHQTSTRITIISPDGKVWGESDKDPASMENHLSRPEIQQALRGQTGFDIRSSSTLRERFLYAAIPYAPNNQLLFFIRTAASIHQIDQMLVHLRRKMLLAGFPAAVLLALLLWFVCWHLTRPLKKMEAAAKQLAEGDLTVRLPMAATREFTSLAKAMNKMAEELIRRLDTITAQRNEQQAVLTSMSEGVLAIDTQNRCISINNAACRLLQISAAEPVGRTIAEIIRNTQFQDFVQKALSSPESLEEHLTVHETDQSRSIQVRSSALKDRAEKRFGTLFVLNDITDIYKAQRVKTDFVANVTHELKTPVTSIKGFIETLLDGAKDNPEDLQRFLEIMRRQTERLNSIIEDLLTLSDIEQQADKSSISMQKTAILPLLKEAAECCRHQAERKKIALQIDCRPDLTANVNPSLFIQALVNLIDNAVKYSEETSSVFIRAFAEKQTICIEVQDYGCGIAKEHLPRLFERFYRADKARSRSLGGTGLGLAIVKHIVQAHGGSVRVESTVGRGSTFSIFLPFAPELF from the coding sequence ATGGCCAAACGGCGGGCTCTTCTCTGGCAGATTTATCCGGCAGTTCTTGTCCTTCTGCTGCTTTTTCTGGTTGTTCTCTACGGGCTGCTCTCGGATATCCTCACAAAAAAACTGCTTGAAGAAAAGAAAAGTGAATTGCTGATTCGGGCGGCTTTTGTGCAGTCCGTGCTCGCCCCGTTCGCAAAAGAACCGCTCGAGCCGCCTGCCATTGACCGCCTTTGCAAAACACTCAGTCATCAGACCTCAACACGAATCACCATTATCAGCCCTGACGGCAAGGTTTGGGGAGAATCCGACAAAGACCCCGCCTCTATGGAAAACCACCTTTCCAGACCGGAAATCCAGCAGGCCCTCCGCGGACAGACCGGATTTGACATCCGTTCAAGCAGCACGCTCCGTGAGCGCTTTTTGTATGCAGCCATTCCCTATGCTCCGAATAACCAACTCCTCTTTTTCATACGGACGGCCGCTTCCATTCACCAAATCGATCAAATGCTTGTCCATCTTCGCCGCAAGATGCTTCTGGCGGGCTTCCCGGCTGCTGTGCTGCTCGCTTTGCTGCTTTGGTTTGTCTGCTGGCATCTTACCCGACCGCTGAAGAAAATGGAGGCCGCCGCCAAACAGCTGGCCGAAGGGGATTTGACCGTCCGTCTGCCGATGGCTGCAACACGGGAGTTTACCTCTTTAGCCAAAGCGATGAACAAAATGGCCGAAGAGCTGATTCGGCGTCTGGATACTATTACGGCCCAACGGAACGAACAGCAGGCCGTTTTAACCAGCATGAGTGAAGGTGTCCTGGCAATCGATACACAAAACCGCTGTATCAGTATTAACAATGCGGCCTGCCGTCTTCTCCAAATCTCCGCTGCAGAGCCGGTCGGACGAACCATAGCCGAAATCATCCGAAATACACAGTTCCAAGACTTTGTCCAAAAAGCCCTTTCCAGTCCTGAATCGCTCGAAGAACATCTGACAGTTCACGAAACAGACCAATCCCGTTCCATCCAGGTTCGCAGCAGCGCCCTGAAAGATCGCGCTGAAAAGCGATTTGGTACCCTCTTCGTCCTTAACGATATTACCGACATCTACAAAGCCCAGCGGGTCAAAACCGACTTCGTCGCCAATGTCACTCACGAGCTGAAAACCCCCGTTACCAGTATTAAGGGCTTCATTGAAACGCTGCTTGACGGGGCCAAAGACAATCCGGAAGACCTTCAGCGTTTTCTGGAAATCATGCGGCGTCAGACAGAACGGCTGAATTCAATCATTGAAGACCTTCTGACGCTCTCTGATATCGAACAGCAGGCGGACAAATCCTCAATATCTATGCAGAAAACCGCGATTTTGCCCCTGCTGAAGGAAGCTGCGGAATGCTGCCGGCACCAGGCGGAACGCAAAAAAATCGCCCTGCAAATTGACTGCCGGCCGGATTTAACGGCAAATGTAAACCCCTCTCTCTTCATCCAGGCCCTTGTCAACCTGATTGATAATGCTGTGAAATACAGCGAAGAGACCTCCTCCGTTTTTATCCGCGCCTTTGCCGAAAAACAAACAATCTGCATCGAAGTGCAGGACTACGGCTGCGGAATTGCCAAAGAACACCTGCCGCGGCTCTTTGAGCGTTTCTACCGGGCAGACAAAGCCCGCAGCCGCTCATTAGGCGGAACAGGCCTCGGGCTGGCTATTGTCAAACACATTGTACAGGCACACGGCGGTTCTGTCCGAGTGGAAAGTACGGTAGGCAGAGGAAGCACCTTTTCCATTTTCCTCCCTTTTGCCCCAGAACTCTTTTAG
- a CDS encoding putative porin — MTGKWKWTWTAVFAVLLFGTAWADEISELRKEQEKLYNQLAEMNNRLLKMEAAQKEQAQKLAKVEESGGFEIPETLSWLEKIKLYGDFRYRYECRDRDWRSDPKDDRHRIRARVGVQFQINEEYLFDFRVATSEFLKDENDAIIPGSAANAANQTLGDYWSGKNLWVDRAYVSYTPKAVEGLTIAAGKIYNPFYVGKSDLIWDGDVNPEGIALQYTKPWTEKDELFANAFVGYVEENGSSADKRMFGGQVGLAHTFEDKSKATFGVSYYDYSNVEGTNLPAINDQVIDNGAAGNSNDGSNYLYDYNLVNAFGQYAFKLGSYPFAAFGDYVVNTASGVKEDTGWLAGLTFNKAKDPGTWDFTYSYRDLEADAVLGAFADSDFADGGTNVKGHKFNWTYMLAKNTSFGISYYLADKLSQKPNEDYKRIQFDFVVKF, encoded by the coding sequence ATGACAGGAAAATGGAAATGGACATGGACGGCGGTTTTCGCAGTTCTGCTGTTCGGCACCGCCTGGGCCGATGAAATCAGCGAACTGCGAAAAGAACAGGAAAAACTGTACAACCAGCTGGCCGAAATGAACAACCGCCTGCTCAAAATGGAGGCTGCTCAAAAAGAACAGGCCCAAAAGCTTGCCAAAGTAGAGGAAAGCGGCGGTTTTGAAATCCCCGAGACGCTCAGCTGGCTGGAAAAAATCAAACTTTACGGGGATTTCCGCTACCGGTATGAATGCCGTGACCGGGATTGGAGGTCTGATCCGAAGGATGACCGTCACCGCATTCGTGCCCGCGTTGGTGTGCAGTTCCAAATTAATGAGGAATATCTCTTCGACTTCCGTGTAGCCACCTCGGAATTCCTCAAAGATGAAAATGATGCGATTATCCCGGGTTCTGCCGCCAATGCCGCCAACCAGACTCTCGGCGACTACTGGTCCGGCAAAAATCTCTGGGTTGACCGGGCCTACGTGTCTTACACCCCAAAAGCCGTTGAAGGCCTGACCATCGCCGCCGGTAAAATCTACAATCCCTTCTATGTCGGCAAGAGCGATTTGATTTGGGACGGCGATGTCAATCCGGAAGGTATCGCCCTCCAGTACACCAAGCCCTGGACGGAAAAGGATGAGCTGTTTGCAAACGCGTTTGTCGGCTATGTCGAAGAAAACGGCAGTTCAGCCGACAAGCGGATGTTCGGCGGACAAGTCGGCCTGGCCCATACCTTTGAAGACAAATCCAAGGCCACATTTGGTGTGTCCTACTACGACTACTCCAATGTCGAAGGGACCAATCTGCCGGCCATCAATGACCAGGTCATCGACAACGGAGCCGCCGGCAACTCCAATGACGGCTCAAATTACCTCTACGATTATAACCTCGTCAACGCCTTTGGGCAGTATGCCTTTAAACTGGGCAGCTACCCGTTTGCCGCATTCGGCGACTATGTCGTCAACACGGCCTCCGGCGTAAAAGAGGATACGGGCTGGCTGGCAGGGCTAACCTTCAACAAGGCCAAAGACCCGGGGACATGGGATTTCACCTACAGCTATCGCGACCTCGAAGCCGATGCTGTGCTGGGTGCGTTTGCTGATTCCGACTTTGCAGACGGCGGCACCAATGTCAAAGGGCATAAGTTCAACTGGACCTATATGCTCGCCAAAAACACGTCTTTCGGCATCAGCTACTATCTGGCCGACAAGCTGTCGCAAAAGCCCAATGAGGACTACAAGCGAATCCAGTTTGATTTCGTCGTGAAATTCTGA
- a CDS encoding phosphate ABC transporter substrate-binding protein, whose translation MTVRSGKTVLFFIGLTLWAAQPVLAAEGKTLQIDGSTTVGPLGDAFAEVFKELHPDVSITVKKTGSGDGAAALIDGRCDIAMMSRFMKDKEFQQAVEKGVFPVAHVIAMDGVCVVVHPSNPITELRTEQIRDIYMGKITNWKELGGPDIPIVPVSRDTSSGTYESFHSLVMHNEKMAANVEYVNSNPQAHARVRSTPGAIGYVGIGFLDRYVKALKVDGVMPTRSTISKGIYPISRPLFLFTNGYPKLGSIIHAFCTFYLTEKGQEIIEAKGFVPVTEY comes from the coding sequence ATGACGGTTCGGTCTGGAAAAACAGTTCTGTTCTTCATCGGACTCACCCTGTGGGCGGCCCAGCCGGTTTTGGCCGCAGAGGGCAAAACCCTTCAGATTGACGGGTCCACCACCGTAGGTCCGCTCGGAGACGCCTTTGCAGAAGTCTTTAAAGAGCTCCACCCGGACGTTTCCATCACCGTAAAAAAAACCGGAAGCGGTGACGGGGCGGCAGCTCTGATCGACGGTCGATGTGATATTGCGATGATGAGCCGATTTATGAAAGATAAGGAATTCCAGCAGGCCGTTGAAAAAGGGGTTTTCCCCGTAGCGCATGTAATAGCAATGGACGGAGTCTGTGTTGTCGTTCATCCCTCCAATCCCATCACCGAACTTCGCACGGAACAGATTCGCGACATTTACATGGGCAAAATCACCAACTGGAAGGAACTGGGCGGCCCGGATATACCGATTGTCCCCGTCAGCCGCGATACCTCCAGCGGCACCTATGAATCGTTCCACTCCCTGGTCATGCACAACGAAAAGATGGCCGCTAACGTCGAGTACGTCAATTCCAATCCGCAGGCCCATGCCCGCGTCCGCAGTACGCCCGGAGCCATCGGCTACGTCGGCATCGGCTTCCTGGATCGCTATGTCAAAGCGCTGAAAGTGGACGGGGTCATGCCGACCCGTTCTACAATTTCCAAAGGGATTTACCCGATCAGCCGGCCTCTGTTTCTCTTCACCAACGGCTATCCCAAACTCGGTTCCATCATCCACGCATTCTGCACCTTTTATCTGACGGAAAAAGGGCAGGAAATCATTGAAGCCAAGGGCTTTGTCCCAGTAACGGAATACTAA
- the pstC gene encoding phosphate ABC transporter permease subunit PstC, whose product MTTAGSQSDAAVQFTRPLRLTFRDDLSSTLLSWFVKSFLFAVTFCSVAAVFLIFVFVIRQAAPFFAESGISPRERITEFFTSRRWFPEHQVHPEYGILAIIAGSFYVTITSLLIAVPTGLLAAVFLSDIASFRIRQICKPLIEILAAIPSVAYGVFAVMVAAPWLQKKFEFPTGTNALNASIILSIMAMPTIISVAEDALTAVGREIREASYGLGATRAETLLRVVIPAAHSGILAAVILGMMRAVGETMVVWMASGNATQIPSPWWDLSQSVRTMTATIAGELGEVPQGTIHFHSLFAIGLVLLIFTFCLNLLSEHFIMQMKKPKR is encoded by the coding sequence ATGACAACAGCAGGCAGTCAATCCGACGCAGCGGTCCAATTCACGCGGCCGCTGCGTCTTACGTTTCGAGACGACCTAAGCAGCACCCTGCTGTCCTGGTTTGTGAAATCTTTTCTGTTTGCCGTCACGTTCTGCTCGGTAGCGGCCGTTTTTCTGATATTCGTTTTTGTCATTCGCCAGGCAGCCCCCTTCTTTGCGGAAAGTGGAATTTCACCCCGAGAGAGAATCACCGAGTTTTTTACCAGTCGGCGCTGGTTTCCTGAACACCAGGTCCATCCGGAATACGGGATTCTGGCTATTATTGCCGGCTCTTTTTATGTCACCATCACCTCTCTGCTAATTGCCGTCCCGACCGGTCTTCTGGCCGCCGTGTTTCTCAGCGACATTGCCTCCTTCCGCATCCGTCAAATCTGCAAGCCGCTCATTGAGATTTTGGCTGCTATTCCTTCTGTGGCCTACGGTGTCTTTGCCGTTATGGTTGCAGCCCCTTGGCTTCAGAAAAAGTTCGAATTCCCAACCGGAACCAATGCCCTGAATGCCTCGATTATTTTGTCGATTATGGCCATGCCGACGATTATCAGTGTAGCTGAAGACGCCCTGACCGCCGTCGGGCGGGAAATTCGCGAGGCCTCTTACGGTCTTGGCGCCACGCGGGCGGAAACCCTTTTGCGGGTTGTTATTCCCGCCGCCCACAGCGGCATTCTGGCCGCCGTAATCCTCGGAATGATGCGTGCCGTCGGAGAAACGATGGTTGTCTGGATGGCCTCCGGCAACGCCACGCAGATTCCCTCTCCGTGGTGGGATTTGTCGCAGTCCGTCCGCACCATGACCGCGACTATTGCCGGCGAACTGGGGGAAGTGCCGCAGGGCACGATTCATTTTCATTCGCTTTTTGCCATCGGCCTGGTATTGCTGATTTTTACATTCTGTCTGAATCTGCTCAGTGAACATTTTATTATGCAAATGAAAAAGCCGAAGCGATGA
- the pstA gene encoding phosphate ABC transporter permease PstA yields the protein MILWRQIKNALFTALCSGSVLFLAATLMIFLLPMLWKGSQAVFFRKTVEFDKMQMELFKRGRPEDLERIIARTNAARQEALALLEHFSRGIDTALLSKEVKAAYQQFGRHLRYLEVSNDEYARLREQAKDIRDAFLQALETTDKTEAESLLDTVDAQRTNPRFQNSPFEVVFSLSEQYRQILEEMDLSRRSEYAAELDIVKTEMRKLFGPLPGESIPPLPQDRFGATRWDTAQKHLQYLIYQTKWVPSGKDDNRLIPRQIRRDDPDEGIFGKTELAPLFSMVEQNLAAMLQPRPTFYWRYFLDDSTAGHYFGGVGPEVLGTLLLTVLSMCFAVPLGVLSAAYLVEYAADGITTRIIRTCINTLAGVPSIVYGLFGLAFFVLLAGKPSILSASLTLGLLVLPVIIRASEEAIRAVPQSYKEASLALGAGKFRTFLTVTLPAAGPGILTGIILSLSRAAGETAPILFAGAVALGPIPDIGLHLQWLFQPTRALSYGCYDITVGDRLAMQVPHNQFGMVMTLILLVLLLNSAAIVLRWRMSKKMQGL from the coding sequence ATGATTCTCTGGCGTCAAATAAAAAATGCGCTCTTTACGGCCCTGTGCAGCGGTTCCGTGCTGTTTCTGGCCGCTACGCTGATGATTTTTCTGCTTCCTATGCTCTGGAAAGGCAGCCAAGCCGTCTTTTTCCGGAAAACCGTCGAATTCGACAAAATGCAGATGGAACTTTTTAAACGGGGCCGCCCGGAGGACCTTGAAAGGATAATAGCCCGAACGAATGCAGCTCGTCAGGAAGCCCTGGCCCTCCTGGAGCATTTCAGCCGGGGGATCGACACCGCTCTCCTGAGTAAAGAAGTCAAAGCGGCTTATCAGCAGTTCGGACGCCATCTTCGCTATCTGGAAGTCTCGAATGACGAGTATGCCCGGCTCCGCGAGCAGGCCAAGGATATTCGCGATGCCTTTCTGCAGGCCCTGGAAACAACAGACAAAACGGAAGCGGAATCCCTGCTGGATACCGTGGATGCCCAGCGGACCAATCCCCGTTTTCAGAACAGCCCATTTGAAGTGGTTTTTTCTCTTTCCGAACAGTATCGGCAGATTCTTGAGGAAATGGACCTGTCCCGCCGCTCTGAATATGCCGCCGAACTGGATATTGTCAAAACAGAAATGCGGAAACTGTTCGGTCCACTGCCCGGAGAATCGATTCCGCCTCTGCCGCAGGACCGTTTCGGAGCAACCCGCTGGGATACCGCACAAAAACATCTGCAATACCTGATTTATCAAACCAAATGGGTTCCCTCCGGCAAGGACGACAACCGGCTGATTCCCCGTCAAATCCGTCGGGATGACCCGGATGAGGGAATTTTTGGAAAAACGGAGCTGGCTCCTCTGTTTTCGATGGTGGAACAAAACCTTGCCGCGATGCTCCAGCCCCGCCCGACGTTCTACTGGCGGTATTTTCTGGACGACAGCACAGCGGGCCATTACTTCGGCGGCGTCGGCCCGGAAGTCCTCGGTACCCTTCTGCTGACCGTTCTTTCCATGTGTTTTGCCGTTCCGCTGGGCGTTCTGTCGGCCGCCTATTTGGTCGAATATGCCGCAGACGGAATCACAACTCGGATCATTCGTACCTGCATCAACACCCTGGCCGGTGTACCCAGTATTGTGTACGGCCTGTTCGGTTTGGCCTTTTTTGTACTGCTGGCCGGCAAACCCAGCATTCTGTCTGCCTCGCTGACGCTGGGACTGCTGGTTCTGCCCGTGATTATTCGGGCCTCTGAAGAAGCCATTCGGGCTGTTCCTCAGTCCTATAAAGAGGCCTCGCTGGCCCTGGGAGCGGGCAAATTCAGGACGTTTCTGACCGTCACCCTGCCGGCCGCCGGTCCGGGCATTTTGACCGGCATCATTCTGAGCTTAAGCCGCGCCGCCGGCGAGACCGCTCCGATTCTCTTTGCCGGAGCCGTCGCGCTGGGGCCGATCCCCGACATCGGCCTTCATCTCCAATGGCTCTTTCAGCCGACCCGCGCTCTTTCCTACGGCTGTTATGACATTACCGTCGGCGACCGGCTGGCCATGCAGGTGCCTCACAACCAGTTTGGAATGGTGATGACGCTGATCCTGCTGGTCCTGCTGCTGAATTCCGCGGCTATTGTCCTGCGATGGCGAATGAGTAAAAAAATGCAAGGGCTTTAA
- the pstB gene encoding phosphate ABC transporter ATP-binding protein PstB gives MERLSSQTADRQPGPIRLADPNRNPELQQTIRPERVIIHSRDFSFYYGSKIGVEKITMDIEAGSVTAIIGPSGCGKSTFLRCINRMNDLIPNTRAEGLLAVGGQNVYDKNTNLVNLRQQVGMVFQKPNPFAKSIYDNVAYGPRLQGIRRRSELDAIVEQCLRDAALWEEVKDDLSKSALALSGGQQQRLCIARTLANKPKVILMDEPCSALDPLATARIEDLIAALKGTYTIVIVTHNMQQAARVSDRTAFFCLGKLIEYGRTDVLFTNPAKKETEDYITGRFG, from the coding sequence ATGGAACGTCTCTCTTCACAGACTGCCGACCGACAGCCGGGTCCTATTCGTCTGGCCGACCCGAACAGAAATCCGGAACTTCAGCAAACCATTCGGCCCGAACGCGTCATCATCCACTCCAGAGATTTCAGTTTTTACTACGGTTCTAAAATCGGTGTCGAAAAGATTACAATGGATATTGAAGCCGGTTCCGTCACCGCCATCATCGGTCCCAGCGGCTGCGGCAAAAGCACGTTCCTCCGCTGCATTAACCGAATGAACGACCTGATTCCAAACACTCGGGCGGAAGGCCTGCTGGCTGTCGGCGGCCAGAATGTCTATGACAAAAACACCAATCTGGTCAACCTCCGTCAGCAGGTCGGCATGGTCTTCCAGAAACCCAATCCCTTCGCCAAAAGCATTTATGATAACGTCGCCTACGGCCCGCGTCTGCAGGGAATCCGGCGGCGTTCCGAACTGGATGCGATTGTTGAACAATGTCTGCGGGATGCAGCCCTCTGGGAGGAGGTCAAAGACGATTTGTCCAAATCCGCCCTGGCCTTGTCCGGCGGACAGCAGCAGCGGCTCTGCATCGCCCGCACACTGGCCAACAAACCCAAAGTCATCCTGATGGACGAGCCCTGTTCCGCTCTTGACCCGCTGGCCACCGCCCGAATCGAAGACCTGATTGCCGCTCTCAAAGGAACCTATACCATTGTGATTGTCACCCACAACATGCAGCAGGCCGCACGCGTCAGCGACCGCACCGCCTTTTTCTGCCTCGGCAAACTCATCGAATACGGCCGAACCGATGTGCTCTTTACCAACCCCGCCAAAAAAGAAACCGAAGACTACATTACAGGCCGATTCGGATAA
- the phoU gene encoding phosphate signaling complex protein PhoU produces the protein MSVHLKREIDHLKQMLLEQCSRVEEHLWKSVRAVETWDGTLARQVIDRDTEIDRKEVDIEEECLKMLALYQPVAIDLRYIITALKINNDLERIGDLAVNIAERAEYLSAHEQIEIPSDLERMAVNSQAMVRQSIDALVNLDCSTAHRVCQSDDEVDALHKSMYEHIQERIRRRPEQMESLMHLLSVSRHLERIADHATNIAEDVIYLVEGHIIRHKKQDPR, from the coding sequence ATGTCCGTTCATCTCAAACGCGAAATCGACCATCTCAAGCAAATGCTCCTGGAGCAGTGCTCACGGGTCGAAGAGCATCTTTGGAAATCGGTCAGGGCCGTTGAAACCTGGGACGGAACACTGGCTCGACAGGTTATCGACCGGGACACGGAGATTGACCGCAAGGAAGTCGATATTGAAGAAGAATGCCTGAAGATGCTGGCCCTCTATCAGCCCGTCGCCATCGACCTTCGGTATATTATCACGGCCCTGAAAATCAACAATGACCTGGAACGCATCGGCGACTTAGCCGTGAATATCGCCGAACGGGCCGAATATTTGTCCGCCCATGAACAGATTGAAATTCCCTCCGACCTCGAACGGATGGCGGTAAACAGCCAAGCGATGGTCCGTCAAAGCATCGATGCTCTGGTCAATCTCGACTGCAGCACAGCCCATCGCGTCTGCCAAAGCGATGATGAAGTGGATGCCCTTCATAAATCGATGTATGAGCACATTCAGGAACGAATCCGCCGACGTCCGGAACAGATGGAATCGCTGATGCACCTTCTGTCCGTTTCACGGCATTTGGAACGCATCGCCGACCATGCCACCAACATCGCCGAAGATGTGATTTACCTGGTAGAGGGGCACATCATCCGTCATAAAAAACAGGACCCTCGCTAA